The Bacillus alveayuensis genome has a segment encoding these proteins:
- a CDS encoding pyruvate dehydrogenase E1 component beta subunit (product_source=KO:K00162; cath_funfam=3.40.50.920,3.40.50.970; cog=COG0022; ko=KO:K00162; pfam=PF02779,PF02780; superfamily=52518,52922) encodes MSTNRIISYAQAINEALKEEMALDDRVVLLGEDIGSYGGVFKVTKGLFDEFGKERVIDTPISETGFIGAGVGAAMTGLKPVIEIMWIDFSLVAMDQIINQAAKMAYMSGGQTSVPMVIRTQGGGGRGNGAQHSQSLETLFAHIPGLKVVAPSTPYDAKGLLKSSIREGSPVIFIEHKMLYSQKGEVPEEEYTIPLGKADIKRSGKDVTIVTLSRMVQFSLEAAKELEKEGIDAEVIDLRTLVPLDIETVKESVKKTNRLVVVHEATRSYGWGAEIAARIQEEAFDDLDAPVQRVGAEDVPVPYNLNLEKEMLPQTKDIIQGVKKSLYLQLETV; translated from the coding sequence ATGTCTACTAATAGAATCATCAGTTATGCCCAAGCAATCAATGAAGCTCTTAAAGAAGAAATGGCATTAGATGATAGAGTAGTCCTTTTAGGGGAAGATATTGGTTCATATGGCGGCGTTTTTAAGGTGACAAAAGGTTTGTTTGATGAATTTGGAAAAGAACGAGTCATCGATACACCTATCTCTGAAACCGGATTTATCGGAGCAGGAGTTGGGGCAGCGATGACGGGGTTAAAGCCGGTCATTGAGATTATGTGGATTGATTTTTCGCTAGTAGCGATGGATCAAATTATTAATCAGGCAGCGAAAATGGCCTATATGTCTGGAGGACAAACGAGCGTTCCGATGGTAATACGTACACAAGGCGGCGGGGGAAGAGGAAATGGCGCCCAGCATTCGCAAAGCCTTGAAACATTATTTGCACATATTCCGGGGCTCAAAGTCGTTGCACCTTCTACCCCTTATGATGCGAAAGGATTATTGAAATCATCCATCCGGGAAGGAAGTCCGGTCATATTTATTGAACATAAAATGCTTTACTCTCAAAAAGGAGAAGTTCCGGAAGAGGAATACACGATTCCTTTAGGAAAGGCAGATATTAAAAGGTCTGGAAAGGATGTTACGATTGTTACGCTGTCAAGAATGGTACAGTTTTCGCTTGAAGCTGCAAAAGAATTAGAAAAAGAAGGAATCGATGCTGAAGTAATTGATTTGCGTACTCTTGTTCCTCTAGATATAGAAACAGTTAAGGAGTCAGTAAAAAAGACGAACCGATTAGTTGTTGTGCATGAAGCGACTCGTTCTTACGGCTGGGGAGCTGAAATTGCTGCCAGAATTCAAGAGGAGGCTTTTGATGATCTGGATGCACCGGTACAAAGAGTGGGGGCGGAAGATGTTCCTGTTCCATATAACTTAAATTTAGAAAAAGAAATGCTCCCGCAAACGAAAGATATCATTCAAGGAGTAAAAAAATCTTTGTATTTACAATTGGAAACAGTGTAA
- a CDS encoding pyruvate dehydrogenase E1 component alpha subunit (product_source=KO:K00161; cath_funfam=3.40.50.970; cog=COG1071; ko=KO:K00161; pfam=PF00676; superfamily=52518), with protein MEELLQTYHLNENNFNWDKNRFIQAWLIMNTIRVFEDKSIQIYKKGLMGGSLHSSIGQEAVAAGVCMNLNKDDYISITYRGRGQALAKGAEPFQLFSEILGKKTGYCKGKGGPMHITSQELGILVANGIVGAGIPIAVGAGLSIKTLKKNQVSVAFFGDGATNQGAFHEALNLAAIYKLPVVFVCENNLYSEMTPIKNAVLNEHLAERGLAYRIPSIIVNGNDVRAVYEVAKQAVERARSGEGPTFIEAKTYRLLGHMIGDAETYRTKEEVEEWRQKEPIRYFRDVCLKQNVLNEKELDEIQQQVIQEIDIAYERAMKSEEPEMEEIFNDVY; from the coding sequence ATGGAAGAACTGCTTCAAACGTACCACTTAAATGAAAACAATTTCAATTGGGATAAAAACCGGTTCATACAAGCATGGCTGATTATGAACACGATACGTGTATTTGAAGATAAAAGCATTCAAATTTACAAAAAAGGACTCATGGGTGGATCACTACACTCATCTATTGGCCAAGAAGCTGTAGCAGCTGGAGTTTGTATGAATTTGAACAAAGACGATTATATTTCCATTACGTATCGGGGACGTGGTCAAGCATTAGCAAAAGGGGCCGAACCTTTTCAATTATTTTCTGAAATTTTAGGGAAGAAGACAGGCTATTGCAAAGGAAAAGGGGGCCCCATGCATATTACATCTCAAGAGCTTGGAATATTAGTAGCGAATGGCATCGTCGGTGCAGGTATTCCAATTGCTGTCGGAGCAGGTTTATCCATCAAAACGTTGAAAAAGAATCAAGTTTCTGTTGCGTTTTTCGGTGATGGGGCGACAAACCAGGGGGCATTTCATGAAGCTCTAAATTTGGCTGCGATCTATAAACTGCCGGTCGTTTTCGTTTGCGAAAACAATCTATATTCAGAAATGACGCCAATTAAAAATGCTGTATTAAATGAGCATTTAGCAGAAAGAGGACTGGCCTATCGCATTCCGTCGATCATCGTGAATGGAAATGATGTGCGAGCTGTATATGAGGTTGCAAAACAAGCTGTGGAACGGGCGCGTTCAGGTGAAGGGCCTACCTTTATAGAAGCCAAAACTTATAGATTGTTAGGACATATGATCGGTGATGCGGAGACGTACCGAACAAAAGAAGAAGTGGAGGAATGGAGACAAAAAGAACCGATCAGATATTTTCGGGATGTATGCTTAAAACAAAATGTATTGAACGAAAAAGAATTAGATGAAATACAACAACAAGTCATACAAGAAATTGACATTGCATATGAACGTGCGATGAAATCTGAAGAACCTGAAATGGAGGAGATCTTTAATGATGTCTACTAA
- a CDS encoding pyruvate dehydrogenase E2 component (dihydrolipoamide acetyltransferase) (product_source=KO:K00627; cath_funfam=2.40.50.100,3.30.559.10,4.10.320.10; cog=COG0508; ko=KO:K00627; pfam=PF00198,PF00364,PF02817; superfamily=47005,51230,52777), translating to MRQEIVLPKLDSSMEEARIVSWEVKIGDTIKIDDPILIVETEKSSLEVESEVEGTLEEIVVDEGETVPVGTVLAYVSSGKHSTDQKGSSDHNPVKEENISPGKTERIRVSPAARRLAKQRGVDLTKIKGSGPRGRVILKDVAEAAANVVNQSVKTENKVIASIHAKGKRVNLTSMRKTIAQRMTASFMNVPQFQIKKRVDVSSIVQLRQAVVSSIEHSAGVRLSFNDFLIQAVALTLKKFPRVNASFIDSEGDPYILEHEDINIGLAVAIDDGLVVPVIHQADQLSLIEIAEKRTKLVEKVRKGLLKPEEMRGGTFTISNLGSVGVDEFVAIVNPPETGILAVGNIIEHPVLTNRYETEIKPMITLNASFDHRTIDGAYGGRFIAQLCDQLQSGQWNIFSTARS from the coding sequence GTGCGGCAGGAAATTGTACTTCCTAAATTGGATTCATCAATGGAAGAGGCTCGCATAGTTTCATGGGAGGTCAAAATTGGTGATACCATTAAAATAGATGACCCAATTTTAATTGTAGAAACTGAAAAATCCAGTCTTGAGGTTGAATCAGAAGTAGAGGGAACGTTAGAAGAAATTGTTGTGGATGAGGGTGAAACTGTACCAGTAGGAACTGTTCTTGCATATGTATCGAGTGGTAAACATTCCACCGATCAAAAAGGCAGCTCCGATCATAATCCTGTAAAAGAAGAGAACATTTCACCAGGAAAGACTGAAAGAATCCGAGTTTCTCCAGCAGCTAGAAGACTTGCAAAGCAACGCGGAGTAGATCTAACCAAAATTAAAGGTTCGGGACCTAGGGGAAGAGTGATTCTGAAAGATGTGGCGGAAGCTGCTGCAAATGTAGTGAATCAAAGTGTTAAAACAGAAAATAAAGTCATAGCATCGATACATGCTAAAGGGAAAAGGGTTAACCTTACAAGTATGAGAAAAACGATTGCGCAGCGAATGACCGCAAGCTTTATGAATGTTCCTCAATTCCAAATCAAGAAAAGAGTCGATGTATCATCCATCGTGCAATTGCGGCAGGCAGTAGTTTCAAGCATTGAACATTCGGCAGGCGTTCGTTTATCATTTAATGATTTTCTCATACAGGCGGTGGCTTTAACACTGAAGAAATTCCCGAGGGTAAATGCCTCATTCATAGATTCTGAAGGAGATCCTTATATTTTGGAGCATGAAGATATTAATATTGGTCTAGCGGTTGCTATTGATGACGGTCTAGTTGTTCCCGTCATCCATCAGGCAGATCAATTGTCCTTAATCGAGATTGCAGAAAAAAGAACAAAATTGGTTGAGAAAGTGAGAAAAGGCTTATTGAAGCCTGAAGAAATGCGTGGAGGAACCTTCACAATCTCCAATCTTGGCTCAGTTGGAGTTGACGAGTTTGTGGCAATCGTAAATCCTCCTGAAACCGGCATCTTAGCAGTTGGAAATATAATAGAACATCCTGTTTTAACGAATCGTTATGAAACTGAGATAAAGCCGATGATCACATTAAATGCTTCATTTGATCATCGTACAATTGATGGCGCCTACGGTGGAAGATTTATCGCTCAATTATGTGATCAGCTGCAATCAGGTCAATGGAATATCTTTTCAACAGCAAGATCATGA